From a single Nitrospirota bacterium genomic region:
- the zapB gene encoding cell division protein ZapB has protein sequence MALDRLDALETRIRDLVKLVQELKKKNASIEEELKVARQRLSEKDDSNRRWEQERIDIKFRIEKVLSDIELLECFEERKEVALD, from the coding sequence ATGGCATTAGACCGGCTGGACGCGCTCGAAACCCGTATTAGAGATCTCGTTAAACTCGTTCAAGAATTGAAGAAAAAGAATGCATCCATTGAGGAAGAGCTAAAGGTCGCCAGACAACGACTCTCGGAAAAGGATGATTCGAATCGACGGTGGGAGCAAGAACGTATCGATATAAAATTTCGTATAGAAAAAGTCCTCAGCGATATCGAGTTGTTGGAGTGTTTTGAAGAACGTAAGGAGGTGGCTCTTGACTAA
- a CDS encoding cell division protein ZapA: MTKTIDVEIYGQRYAIRGDADEGDIRRLASFVDGQMRHLAEGMNTTTPSKLAVLTALNLAHQLFELERKRAQGEADVERRMTSLMESIEEQVPTSLFR, from the coding sequence TTGACTAAGACGATCGACGTGGAAATTTATGGTCAACGATACGCGATTCGTGGCGACGCAGACGAGGGCGATATCCGGCGTCTCGCGAGCTTTGTAGATGGCCAGATGCGCCATCTTGCGGAAGGGATGAATACGACAACCCCCTCGAAACTTGCCGTGCTGACGGCTCTTAATTTGGCGCACCAGTTGTTTGAACTTGAACGGAAACGTGCGCAAGGTGAAGCGGACGTCGAGCGGCGCATGACGTCGCTTATGGAATCGATCGAGGAGCAGGTGCCGACGTCACTCTTTCGCTAG